A region of Salinibacter sp. 10B DNA encodes the following proteins:
- a CDS encoding efflux RND transporter periplasmic adaptor subunit: protein MPRSRLPLIAIVALTVALPDCGGNGATTPTAQADSVADPDAITLSEAQLNEVSVQTTAVTEQPVTTTLQLPARVRPGADQEGYVTSLVDGRIERLRARTGQRVQAGEIIADVGAPDLSEMVADLRQARDELDRQRRLDERGVAIEKNLRAAERQWQSARQRLRSIGVRPDRIEWVATGEEDMTTLPLVAPLDGVVLDRRTVLGAPVQQGDKLYHIADLQPIRVMADVFERNLSIVREGQSVVVTTPMNPDRAYEGTIEQLTPQVEDESRAASARIVLDNSDGSLRPGMYATVQVQRTGKAQSAIAADHLLTDGSGAYVLVREGPRTFRRVYLEADAEAEGTVAVPTLSPGTEIVTRGAYQIVSALNQRG from the coding sequence CACCACGCCCACCGCCCAGGCCGACTCCGTGGCCGACCCGGACGCCATCACGCTTTCGGAGGCGCAACTCAATGAGGTCAGCGTGCAGACCACAGCGGTCACCGAACAGCCCGTGACCACGACGCTGCAATTGCCAGCCCGTGTGCGCCCGGGGGCCGACCAGGAGGGCTACGTGACCTCGCTCGTCGACGGTCGCATCGAACGGCTGCGCGCCCGCACCGGGCAGCGCGTGCAGGCTGGTGAGATCATCGCCGACGTGGGGGCGCCCGATCTGAGCGAGATGGTGGCCGATCTCCGGCAGGCCCGCGACGAACTGGACCGCCAGCGGCGGCTGGACGAGCGCGGGGTGGCCATCGAGAAGAACCTGCGCGCCGCCGAGCGGCAGTGGCAGTCCGCCCGGCAGCGGCTGCGCTCCATCGGGGTGCGACCCGACCGCATCGAGTGGGTGGCGACGGGCGAGGAGGACATGACCACGCTTCCGCTCGTCGCTCCTCTTGACGGCGTGGTGCTCGACCGCAGGACGGTTCTTGGCGCTCCCGTGCAGCAGGGGGACAAGCTTTACCACATTGCCGACCTGCAGCCGATCCGCGTGATGGCGGACGTCTTTGAGCGCAACCTGTCGATCGTCCGCGAGGGACAGTCCGTTGTCGTTACGACCCCGATGAATCCGGATCGTGCCTACGAGGGGACCATCGAACAACTGACGCCCCAGGTGGAGGACGAGAGCCGCGCCGCGAGCGCCCGCATCGTGCTCGACAACAGCGACGGCAGCCTGCGGCCCGGCATGTACGCTACCGTGCAGGTGCAGCGGACCGGCAAGGCCCAGTCCGCCATTGCCGCCGATCACCTCCTCACGGACGGCTCCGGCGCCTACGTTCTCGTGCGGGAGGGGCCGCGCACCTTCCGTCGCGTGTACCTGGAGGCCGACGCGGAGGCGGAAGGGACCGTTGCCGTACCGACACTTTCACCTGGGACTGAGATTGTAACGCGGGGCGCCTATCAGATTGTGAGCGCCCTGAATCAGCGGGGGTAG
- a CDS encoding efflux RND transporter permease subunit, with protein sequence MFDRLVSSVVKNRVLILLLMAVLVGWGIYSWRQVPVDAYPELTNNQVQILTRVPGMSPVEVEKLVTYPIEISMTNLEGVQDNRSLSQFGLSVVTLVFEEDMDPYFVRRLVSQRLNQVKEDLPAKAQPSLGPLSTALGQVYQYALVDKKDDGRTYSARELRTMQDWILAPELRTVEGVVEANALGGFVKQYHVRFDPEQLVNHDLSLDTAYEALRNSNQNSGGNYIVRNDQQYVVRGVGRLGAKGGDIIEDIENTVITSRNGTPILVRDVATVQVDHAVRHGAASVNGRGETVVGIVMMRRGANAQQVVNNVQAKMEDLKQALPPGVGVEVFYNRNELTSAAISTVTTSLLIGGVLVILVLLGFLGDWRSALIVSLVLPMTALATFILMNYFGFKANLMSLGGLAIGLGMFVDGAIVMVENIYRLREQDPDESIGLIVVRAGREVARPIAFSVGVVIAVFLPLFTLQNLEGRMFRPMAFTVSFALMAALFLALTMAPALSSYLLASVGQSDDKEAPPVNEGGGEEEGTLPENGAPAGGTGSTNRFVAWLKAGYEPLLDTALAHRWKTVGVSVLLLGVGAGVFTTLGTEFAPPLEEGSVAIQVALEPDAALETSTDVQTKVENALLEFPEVTKAVSKTGRPAVAFDPMGQNLTDMFVGLTPRNTWRFDSKEALVDSLRARVNQIPGANFAFTQPIALRLDEMVSGAKSEIAIKIFGPDLDELKRLQSAVADAVSDIRGAADVLPSQIAGFGYVEVTIRRDDAARYGLNVGTIQRAIDMAIGGERVSTILEGDRRFSLVGKFQETSRGSVESIRNLPMRTPDGAQIRLRDVATVELTEAPAEVSREQGERKITLGINLSGRDAGSFVAEAKEAVRNEVSFPAGYTVDWGGQFENQQRSRERLMLIMPITLAIVFVLLYMTFNSISQAILVFLNIPVSIVGGILLLWAMGLYMSVPASVGFIAVLGIAVQNGVVMISFIDNLRQRGQSLVDAVREGALLRLRPILMTTLTTLLGLLPLLVAEGIGANVQRPLAAVVVGGIFTLVPSTLLLLPILYGWFNPETRTETAIAREVEAGEEAQLRGSVAS encoded by the coding sequence ATGTTTGACCGCCTCGTCTCCTCCGTCGTCAAGAACCGGGTGCTCATCCTGCTCCTCATGGCCGTGTTGGTCGGGTGGGGCATCTACAGCTGGCGCCAGGTGCCGGTGGACGCCTACCCGGAGCTCACCAACAACCAGGTGCAGATCCTCACGCGGGTGCCGGGCATGTCGCCGGTCGAGGTGGAGAAGCTGGTGACCTATCCCATCGAGATCAGCATGACCAACCTCGAAGGGGTCCAGGACAACCGCTCGCTCAGTCAGTTTGGCCTCAGCGTGGTGACGCTCGTCTTCGAGGAGGACATGGACCCGTACTTCGTGCGTCGCCTCGTCTCGCAGCGCCTGAACCAGGTGAAGGAAGACCTGCCGGCGAAGGCCCAGCCGTCGCTCGGGCCGCTCTCCACGGCGCTGGGGCAGGTCTACCAGTACGCCCTCGTAGACAAGAAGGACGACGGCCGGACGTACTCGGCCCGCGAGCTGCGGACGATGCAGGACTGGATCCTGGCGCCGGAGCTGCGCACCGTGGAGGGAGTGGTAGAGGCCAACGCACTCGGGGGCTTCGTGAAGCAGTACCACGTGCGCTTCGATCCGGAGCAACTGGTGAACCACGACCTCTCGCTGGACACGGCCTACGAGGCCCTGCGCAACAGCAACCAAAACTCGGGCGGCAACTACATCGTGCGCAACGACCAGCAGTACGTGGTGCGCGGCGTGGGGCGGCTGGGAGCGAAGGGCGGCGACATCATTGAGGACATCGAGAACACCGTCATCACCAGCCGCAACGGGACGCCCATCCTCGTGCGCGACGTGGCGACCGTGCAGGTGGACCACGCCGTGCGGCACGGCGCCGCTTCCGTGAACGGGCGGGGCGAAACGGTCGTCGGCATCGTGATGATGCGGCGCGGGGCCAATGCCCAGCAGGTGGTGAACAACGTGCAGGCCAAGATGGAGGATCTGAAGCAGGCGCTGCCGCCAGGCGTGGGCGTGGAGGTGTTCTACAACCGGAATGAGCTCACAAGCGCGGCCATCTCGACGGTCACCACGAGTCTCCTCATCGGGGGCGTCCTCGTCATCCTGGTGCTGCTCGGCTTCCTGGGCGACTGGCGCTCGGCCCTCATCGTGAGCCTCGTGTTGCCGATGACGGCGCTCGCCACGTTCATTCTGATGAACTACTTCGGCTTCAAGGCCAACCTGATGAGTCTGGGCGGTCTGGCCATCGGCCTCGGGATGTTCGTGGATGGGGCCATCGTGATGGTCGAGAACATCTACCGGCTGCGCGAGCAGGACCCCGACGAGTCGATCGGCCTCATCGTGGTGCGGGCCGGGCGGGAGGTGGCACGGCCCATCGCCTTCTCCGTGGGCGTCGTGATCGCGGTCTTCCTGCCGCTCTTCACGCTCCAGAACCTGGAGGGCCGCATGTTTCGGCCCATGGCGTTTACAGTGTCGTTTGCCCTGATGGCCGCGCTCTTTCTGGCCCTCACGATGGCCCCCGCGCTCAGTTCGTACCTGCTGGCGTCCGTAGGGCAGTCCGACGATAAGGAGGCACCCCCGGTCAACGAAGGCGGAGGAGAAGAGGAAGGGACGCTGCCGGAGAACGGAGCGCCCGCCGGCGGCACCGGATCGACGAACCGGTTTGTGGCGTGGCTGAAGGCCGGCTACGAGCCGCTGCTGGACACGGCCCTCGCGCACCGGTGGAAGACGGTGGGCGTGTCGGTGCTTCTGCTCGGCGTCGGGGCGGGCGTTTTCACGACGCTCGGCACCGAGTTCGCGCCGCCGTTGGAGGAGGGCTCCGTGGCCATCCAGGTGGCGCTGGAGCCGGATGCGGCCCTCGAAACCTCGACCGACGTGCAAACCAAGGTCGAAAACGCTCTGCTGGAGTTTCCCGAAGTCACGAAGGCAGTGAGCAAGACCGGGCGTCCGGCCGTGGCCTTCGACCCGATGGGGCAGAACCTGACGGACATGTTCGTGGGCCTCACGCCGCGCAACACGTGGCGCTTCGACTCGAAAGAGGCCCTCGTGGATTCGCTGCGGGCGCGTGTCAATCAGATTCCCGGGGCCAACTTTGCCTTTACCCAGCCCATCGCCCTTCGCCTCGACGAGATGGTGAGCGGGGCCAAGAGCGAGATCGCGATCAAGATCTTTGGGCCGGACCTCGACGAACTCAAGCGCCTGCAGTCGGCGGTGGCCGACGCGGTGTCCGACATCCGGGGCGCAGCCGACGTGCTGCCCTCGCAAATCGCAGGCTTCGGCTACGTGGAGGTCACCATCCGCCGCGATGATGCGGCCCGATACGGCCTCAACGTGGGCACCATCCAGCGGGCCATCGACATGGCGATTGGGGGCGAGCGTGTGAGCACCATTTTGGAGGGGGACCGCCGCTTCAGCCTCGTCGGCAAGTTTCAGGAGACGTCGCGCGGGTCGGTCGAGTCGATCCGCAACCTGCCGATGCGGACCCCGGACGGAGCGCAGATCCGGCTCCGCGACGTGGCGACCGTCGAGTTGACGGAGGCGCCGGCGGAAGTGAGCCGCGAGCAAGGCGAGCGCAAGATCACGCTGGGCATCAACCTGAGCGGCCGCGACGCCGGGAGCTTCGTGGCGGAGGCGAAAGAGGCCGTGCGCAACGAGGTCTCCTTCCCCGCCGGCTACACGGTGGACTGGGGCGGCCAGTTCGAGAACCAGCAGCGCTCGCGCGAACGGTTGATGCTGATCATGCCCATTACGCTGGCGATCGTGTTCGTGCTGCTGTACATGACGTTCAACTCGATTAGTCAGGCCATCCTCGTCTTCCTCAACATTCCGGTGTCCATCGTCGGGGGCATTCTCCTGCTGTGGGCGATGGGGCTCTACATGAGCGTGCCGGCGTCGGTCGGGTTCATTGCCGTGCTCGGTATTGCGGTGCAGAACGGGGTGGTGATGATCAGCTTCATCGACAACCTGCGGCAGCGGGGGCAGTCGCTCGTGGACGCGGTGCGGGAGGGGGCGCTGTTGCGCCTGCGCCCCATCCTCATGACGACGCTCACCACCCTGCTCGGCTTGCTGCCGCTACTGGTGGCCGAGGGCATTGGGGCCAACGTGCAGCGCCCGCTCGCGGCGGTGGTGGTGGGCGGCATCTTTACGCTGGTGCCCTCCACGCTTCTCCTTCTGCCCATCCTCTACGGCTGGTTCAATCCGGAGACCCGCACCGAGACGGCCATTGCCCGCGAGGTGGAGGCCGGCGAGGAGGCGCAACTGCGGGGGAGTGTGGCTTCGTGA
- a CDS encoding P-II family nitrogen regulator, whose product MIIAYIRPIVKDEVAEQLRTLKVPGASLSRVDGFGREADSQGRESYGPQVSPYADMVKLEVVCSDARVEELAEAIADEAQTGRRGDGKVFILPVDRMIDIRTQSWSQQEQTIEGEK is encoded by the coding sequence ATGATCATAGCGTACATTCGCCCCATCGTAAAGGACGAGGTGGCCGAGCAGCTCCGGACCCTCAAGGTGCCGGGGGCCAGCCTCTCGCGGGTCGACGGCTTCGGTCGAGAAGCCGATTCGCAGGGACGAGAGTCCTATGGTCCGCAGGTGTCGCCCTACGCCGATATGGTAAAGCTGGAGGTGGTGTGTTCGGACGCCCGGGTGGAGGAGTTGGCGGAGGCCATCGCGGATGAGGCGCAGACGGGACGGCGGGGCGATGGCAAGGTGTTCATTCTGCCGGTGGATCGCATGATCGACATCCGCACGCAGTCCTGGTCGCAGCAGGAGCAGACGATTGAGGGGGAGAAGTAG